A single genomic interval of Bacillus smithii harbors:
- a CDS encoding APC family permease codes for MENLRREIGLFALTLTGLGSIIGSGWLFGAWKAAKVAGPASIFSWIIGCLIIICIAVSYAELGGMFPESGGMVRYPQYSHGSFVGFIAGWANWIAIVSVIPIEAEASVQYMSSWPWAWAQNMYDGTHLTTSGLVLAFFLVIGFFLLNYWTVGLFAKANTIVTVIKFVVPLLTVIGIYVVGFKTTNFTHVSGGFMPNGWSGVLTAIATSGIVFAFNGFQTPINLAGEVKNPGRNVPLAVILSLLTAGVLYFLLEFVFIGSVPSSMLSHGWTGLEMKSPFADLALALGIGWLAVAMFADAVISPSGTGTVYTATTARMIYGMEKNGYFPKIFGTVHPLYKVPRPAMWLNLAVSYLFMFLFRGWGELVEVISVATVVSYMAGPVTVMSLRKLVPDYHRPLKTKGLAVIAPIAFIVSSLILYWSRWPLTGQVLFVMLIGLPIYFYYEAKRGKETFLKNFKAGLWLVCYLLYMMLISCLGSKQFGGYNIIPYGWDMVVVAVSALVFYAWAIRSAYFTDQLKEAESLNQPVEYENESIKKVAQN; via the coding sequence GTGGAGAATTTGAGACGGGAAATAGGGCTCTTCGCATTAACGTTGACGGGATTGGGCTCTATCATTGGTTCAGGTTGGTTGTTCGGTGCTTGGAAAGCGGCAAAAGTAGCTGGTCCTGCTTCGATCTTTTCATGGATTATCGGATGTCTGATCATCATTTGTATTGCCGTTTCTTATGCTGAGTTAGGAGGTATGTTTCCGGAGTCGGGAGGAATGGTGCGCTATCCTCAATATTCCCACGGCTCGTTTGTAGGGTTTATCGCTGGTTGGGCAAACTGGATAGCGATCGTATCAGTGATTCCAATCGAAGCAGAAGCTTCCGTACAATATATGAGCTCGTGGCCATGGGCGTGGGCGCAAAATATGTATGATGGAACCCATTTGACAACGTCAGGACTAGTCTTAGCGTTCTTTTTGGTTATCGGTTTTTTCTTGCTCAACTATTGGACGGTCGGATTGTTTGCGAAAGCCAACACCATTGTCACAGTGATCAAATTTGTCGTCCCGTTATTGACCGTTATCGGGATTTATGTCGTCGGATTTAAGACAACTAATTTTACGCATGTATCCGGTGGATTTATGCCGAACGGTTGGTCAGGCGTATTGACCGCGATTGCCACATCGGGTATCGTGTTTGCTTTTAATGGCTTTCAGACGCCCATCAATCTTGCGGGAGAAGTGAAGAATCCGGGACGCAACGTTCCTCTTGCCGTCATTTTATCGCTGCTTACGGCGGGAGTACTTTATTTCCTTCTTGAATTCGTGTTCATCGGCAGTGTTCCTTCCAGCATGCTGTCACATGGATGGACCGGATTAGAGATGAAGTCGCCGTTTGCTGATTTGGCGTTGGCTCTTGGAATCGGTTGGCTGGCGGTTGCGATGTTTGCTGATGCTGTGATCTCGCCTTCAGGTACAGGAACCGTCTACACTGCGACTACGGCAAGAATGATTTACGGGATGGAGAAAAACGGCTACTTTCCAAAGATTTTCGGAACCGTCCATCCATTATATAAGGTTCCGCGGCCTGCCATGTGGTTAAACTTGGCTGTGTCCTATTTGTTTATGTTTTTATTCCGCGGATGGGGAGAACTGGTGGAAGTCATATCGGTAGCGACTGTTGTCAGCTATATGGCGGGTCCGGTTACAGTCATGTCTTTGCGCAAGCTGGTTCCTGACTACCACCGTCCTTTGAAAACAAAAGGTTTAGCTGTCATTGCTCCGATTGCTTTTATCGTTTCTTCGCTGATTTTATATTGGTCCAGATGGCCATTAACCGGACAAGTTTTGTTCGTCATGCTCATAGGCCTTCCGATTTACTTTTATTATGAAGCGAAGCGAGGAAAGGAAACGTTTTTGAAAAATTTCAAGGCAGGGTTGTGGCTCGTTTGCTATCTTCTCTATATGATGCTCATTTCCTGTCTCGGCAGTAAACAATTTGGCGGATATAATATCATTCCGTACGGTTGGGATATGGTAGTCGTTGCGGTCAGTGCACTAGTGTTTTATGCGTGGGCGATTCGATCCGCTTACTTCACGGATCAATTGAAAGAAGCTGAAAGCCTCAATCAGCCAGTAGAATACGAAAACGAAAGCATAAAAAAAGTGGCTCAAAATTAA
- a CDS encoding sodium:solute symporter family protein, whose product MNTSLVLIFAFLLLSLFLGVRARKGKEMNLEQWTVGGRGFGTIFVFLLMAGEIYTTFTFLGGSGWAYSKGGPAFYIIAYGCLAYVLSYWMLPKVWKYAKEHQLMSQSDFFASKYNSQALGVLVSLVGVLALIPYLVLQLKGLGIIVSEASYGTISETAAIWIGVVAVTVYVIISGIHGSAWTALVKDITILIVIAFLGLYLPFHYYGGIRPMFEAIEKPNPGFLSLPNKGMSVSWFISTVLLTVLGFYMWPHTFSSIYSAKSANVFRKNAIILPIYQLLLLFVFFVGFAAILKIPHLEGSDTDLALLRLSIQTFDPWVVGLIGAAGLLTAMVPGSMILMTASTLLSKNVYKVFSPSATDQQVAKLAKYLVPVIALISLYFTFRGGNTIVALLLMGYSLVTQLFPSFVLSLMKNNFVTKQGAFVGIIAGVATAAYMTLSGSGIGTLFPSLPQTMQDLNVGMIALIVNAVATVVVSWISGNPRSVNVDSKENTM is encoded by the coding sequence ATGAATACATCGTTGGTGTTGATTTTTGCTTTTCTGCTGTTATCCCTTTTCTTAGGAGTACGAGCGCGGAAAGGGAAAGAAATGAATTTGGAACAGTGGACAGTCGGCGGCCGCGGGTTTGGCACCATTTTTGTCTTTCTTCTCATGGCGGGCGAAATTTATACGACATTTACCTTTTTAGGCGGCAGCGGCTGGGCATACAGCAAAGGCGGGCCAGCGTTTTACATTATCGCGTACGGTTGCTTGGCGTATGTTCTGTCGTATTGGATGCTCCCAAAAGTATGGAAATATGCGAAAGAACATCAGCTTATGTCACAGTCTGATTTTTTCGCCAGCAAATACAACAGCCAAGCGTTAGGAGTGCTGGTTTCTCTGGTTGGGGTGCTGGCACTTATTCCGTATTTGGTACTGCAGCTAAAAGGATTAGGCATCATCGTTTCTGAAGCTTCATATGGTACGATTTCAGAAACGGCGGCTATTTGGATCGGCGTTGTTGCCGTTACAGTATATGTAATTATTTCAGGAATCCACGGTTCGGCTTGGACAGCGCTAGTGAAAGACATCACGATTCTTATTGTCATCGCCTTTTTAGGTCTTTATCTGCCGTTTCATTACTATGGCGGAATTCGGCCGATGTTTGAAGCGATCGAAAAACCCAATCCAGGTTTTCTCTCCTTGCCGAATAAGGGGATGAGCGTATCATGGTTCATTTCGACCGTACTGTTGACGGTTCTTGGTTTTTATATGTGGCCTCATACGTTCAGTTCGATTTATTCGGCTAAGAGCGCCAATGTTTTCCGGAAAAATGCCATTATTTTGCCCATTTATCAGTTATTGCTTCTATTCGTCTTTTTCGTCGGCTTTGCGGCGATTTTAAAAATACCGCATTTGGAAGGATCGGATACCGACTTGGCGCTGTTGCGTTTGTCCATTCAGACATTTGATCCTTGGGTCGTCGGGCTGATCGGCGCCGCCGGGCTGTTGACGGCTATGGTTCCAGGTTCGATGATATTAATGACGGCTTCCACGCTGCTATCGAAAAATGTCTATAAAGTATTTTCTCCTTCTGCCACTGACCAACAAGTTGCAAAGCTGGCGAAATATCTTGTTCCTGTCATTGCCTTGATTTCGTTATACTTTACGTTCCGTGGAGGAAATACGATCGTTGCTTTGCTTCTCATGGGATATAGTCTGGTGACGCAGCTGTTCCCATCGTTTGTACTAAGCTTGATGAAAAACAATTTTGTAACGAAACAAGGAGCGTTTGTTGGTATTATAGCCGGGGTTGCAACGGCGGCTTATATGACATTATCAGGCAGCGGCATTGGTACTTTGTTCCCGTCCTTGCCCCAGACAATGCAAGATTTAAACGTCGGAATGATTGCGTTGATCGTGAATGCTGTGGCGACAGTGGTTGTAAGCTGGATTTCAGGCAACCCTCGGTCAGTAAACGTTGACTCAAAAGAAAATACCATGTAG
- a CDS encoding flavodoxin family protein — MSIAVIYGGTRPNGNTEILTNRAIEGLEAERIYLNEYDIRPIVDGRHADGGFPKVNDDYNKVLDRVLPHDILIFATPVYWYSMSGTMKNFIDRWSQTLRDPEYPDFKAKMAEKEAYVIAVGGDHPTLKALPLVQQFQHIFDFMGIAFKGYILGEGNKPGDILQDPKALSAADQLRESLKKN; from the coding sequence ATGTCCATCGCCGTCATTTACGGGGGAACCCGCCCCAATGGCAACACCGAAATTCTGACGAATCGGGCGATTGAAGGGTTGGAAGCAGAACGAATTTATTTAAATGAGTACGACATTCGGCCGATTGTAGATGGCCGTCATGCAGACGGGGGATTTCCAAAAGTAAACGATGATTACAACAAGGTTCTTGATCGCGTTTTACCACATGACATTCTCATTTTTGCTACCCCCGTTTATTGGTACAGCATGTCGGGAACGATGAAAAATTTTATCGATCGTTGGTCACAAACCTTAAGAGACCCTGAATATCCTGACTTTAAAGCGAAAATGGCTGAAAAAGAAGCGTATGTCATTGCGGTCGGGGGAGATCATCCAACTTTGAAGGCACTCCCGCTCGTTCAGCAGTTTCAGCATATCTTTGATTTTATGGGAATCGCTTTTAAAGGATATATTCTTGGTGAAGGAAACAAACCGGGGGATATTCTTCAAGATCCAAAAGCATTATCAGCGGCTGACCAATTGCGAGAAAGTCTCAAAAAGAACTAA